A section of the Pan paniscus chromosome 11, NHGRI_mPanPan1-v2.0_pri, whole genome shotgun sequence genome encodes:
- the STPG3 gene encoding protein STPG3 isoform X1 — protein MMNFDQKAVKFLANFYINGGKHWTHGHLRQTQPEPTQPKASVLLLGPEPGMAWDETQPPKMKEIPAVLRLQTGTPQESLPTYTQTLRELLLEQRPLITADLEVPSPTRYQVPSPSVRESSPHPHYSIGCKHQGREGGGRRAWQTLWFQSESPFTQKADFDQEQKVGGWAGRGRGVHAGRWLGVPVGPKGGWLRVRGEHPALQPLSPTPSQWPSPAHYQLLSRPAFPAFSFRGRHSASKTPEGHTHLGLPGARGLGLRVQPQSLLQASLQAPGKRCPGPNTYNILPGSRLQSPRSPAFSMSRSPAFTSWLSTSRTPGPAAYHVEDCYNSRFPSVPGVVIQGVRRPKRHDTGPFCTL, from the exons ATGATGAATTTTGACCAGAAGGCAGTGAAATTCCTGGCAAATTTTTACATCAATGGAGGCAAACACTGGACCCATGGCCACCTGAGGCAGACACAACCAGAGCCCACCCA GCCCAAGGCATCTGTGCTGTTGTTGGGCCCGGAGCCGGGGATGGCCTGGGATGAGACACAGCCCCCAAAGATGAAGGAGATCCCAGCTGTCCTCAGGTTACAGACGGGCACCCCCCAGGAGTCCCTGCCCACCTACACCCAGACCCTGAGGGAACTGT TGCTGGAGCAACGCCCCCTGATCACAGCTGACCTGGAAGTCCCCAGCCCCACCAGGTACCAGGTGCCGAGCCCGTCCGTACGAGAGTCCTCCCCACACCCCCACTACAGCATCGGCTGCAAGCACCAGGGCCGAG AGGGCGGTGGCCGCAGGGCATGGCAGACTTTGTGGTTCCAGAGCGAAAGCCCCTTCACGCAGAAAGCTGACTTCGACCAAGAGCAAAAGGTTGGGGGCTGGGCAGGAAGGGGGCGGGGAGTCCACGCAGGCAGGTGGCTGGGGGTTCCAGTGGGGCCAAAGGGGGGCTGGCTGAGGGTCCGTGGGGAGCACCCTGCCCTGCAGCCCCTGTCTCCTACCCCCTCGCAGTGGCCCTCGCCAGCCCACTACCAGCTGCTCAGCCGGCCCGCCTTCCCCGCCTTCAGCTTCAGAGGCCGCCACTCCGCTTCCAAGACACCTGAAGGCCACACCCACCTAGGGCTGCCTGGGGCTAGGGGGCTGGGCCTCAGGGTGCAGCCCCAGTCCCTGCTTCAGGCCTCTTTGCAGGCACCTGGCAAGAGATGCCCTGGCCCCAACACCTACAATATCCTTCCTGGGAGCCGCCTGCAGAGCCCCCGCTCGCCGGCCTTCTCGATGAGCCGCTCCCCTGCGTTCACCTCCTGGCTCAGCACCT CCCGAACCCCTGGCCCAGCCGCCTACCACGTGGAGGACTGCTACAACTCACGCTTCCCTTCGGTGCCTGGCGTGGTCATCCAGGGTGTGCGCAGACCCAAGCGCCACGACACAGGCCCCTTCTGCACGCTCTAG
- the STPG3 gene encoding protein STPG3 isoform X2 translates to MMNFDQKAVKFLANFYINGGKHWTHGHLRQTQPEPTQPKASVLLLGPEPGMAWDETQPPKMKEIPAVLRLQTGTPQESLPTYTQTLRELLLEQRPLITADLEVPSPTRYQVPSPSVRESSPHPHYSIGCKHQGREGGGRRAWQTLWFQSESPFTQKADFDQEQKWPSPAHYQLLSRPAFPAFSFRGRHSASKTPEGHTHLGLPGARGLGLRVQPQSLLQASLQAPGKRCPGPNTYNILPGSRLQSPRSPAFSMSRSPAFTSWLSTSRTPGPAAYHVEDCYNSRFPSVPGVVIQGVRRPKRHDTGPFCTL, encoded by the exons ATGATGAATTTTGACCAGAAGGCAGTGAAATTCCTGGCAAATTTTTACATCAATGGAGGCAAACACTGGACCCATGGCCACCTGAGGCAGACACAACCAGAGCCCACCCA GCCCAAGGCATCTGTGCTGTTGTTGGGCCCGGAGCCGGGGATGGCCTGGGATGAGACACAGCCCCCAAAGATGAAGGAGATCCCAGCTGTCCTCAGGTTACAGACGGGCACCCCCCAGGAGTCCCTGCCCACCTACACCCAGACCCTGAGGGAACTGT TGCTGGAGCAACGCCCCCTGATCACAGCTGACCTGGAAGTCCCCAGCCCCACCAGGTACCAGGTGCCGAGCCCGTCCGTACGAGAGTCCTCCCCACACCCCCACTACAGCATCGGCTGCAAGCACCAGGGCCGAG AGGGCGGTGGCCGCAGGGCATGGCAGACTTTGTGGTTCCAGAGCGAAAGCCCCTTCACGCAGAAAGCTGACTTCGACCAAGAGCAAAAG TGGCCCTCGCCAGCCCACTACCAGCTGCTCAGCCGGCCCGCCTTCCCCGCCTTCAGCTTCAGAGGCCGCCACTCCGCTTCCAAGACACCTGAAGGCCACACCCACCTAGGGCTGCCTGGGGCTAGGGGGCTGGGCCTCAGGGTGCAGCCCCAGTCCCTGCTTCAGGCCTCTTTGCAGGCACCTGGCAAGAGATGCCCTGGCCCCAACACCTACAATATCCTTCCTGGGAGCCGCCTGCAGAGCCCCCGCTCGCCGGCCTTCTCGATGAGCCGCTCCCCTGCGTTCACCTCCTGGCTCAGCACCT CCCGAACCCCTGGCCCAGCCGCCTACCACGTGGAGGACTGCTACAACTCACGCTTCCCTTCGGTGCCTGGCGTGGTCATCCAGGGTGTGCGCAGACCCAAGCGCCACGACACAGGCCCCTTCTGCACGCTCTAG
- the STPG3 gene encoding protein STPG3 isoform X4, with amino-acid sequence MMNFDQKAVKFLANFYINGGKHWTHGHLRQTQPEPTQPKASVLLLGPEPGMAWDETQPPKMKEIPAVLRLQTGTPQESLPTYTQTLRELLLEQRPLITADLEVPSPTRYQVPSPSVRESSPHPHYSIGCKHQGREGGGRRAWQTLWFQSESPFTQKADFDQEQKASLQAPGKRCPGPNTYNILPGSRLQSPRSPAFSMSRSPAFTSWLSTSRTPGPAAYHVEDCYNSRFPSVPGVVIQGVRRPKRHDTGPFCTL; translated from the exons ATGATGAATTTTGACCAGAAGGCAGTGAAATTCCTGGCAAATTTTTACATCAATGGAGGCAAACACTGGACCCATGGCCACCTGAGGCAGACACAACCAGAGCCCACCCA GCCCAAGGCATCTGTGCTGTTGTTGGGCCCGGAGCCGGGGATGGCCTGGGATGAGACACAGCCCCCAAAGATGAAGGAGATCCCAGCTGTCCTCAGGTTACAGACGGGCACCCCCCAGGAGTCCCTGCCCACCTACACCCAGACCCTGAGGGAACTGT TGCTGGAGCAACGCCCCCTGATCACAGCTGACCTGGAAGTCCCCAGCCCCACCAGGTACCAGGTGCCGAGCCCGTCCGTACGAGAGTCCTCCCCACACCCCCACTACAGCATCGGCTGCAAGCACCAGGGCCGAG AGGGCGGTGGCCGCAGGGCATGGCAGACTTTGTGGTTCCAGAGCGAAAGCCCCTTCACGCAGAAAGCTGACTTCGACCAAGAGCAAAAG GCCTCTTTGCAGGCACCTGGCAAGAGATGCCCTGGCCCCAACACCTACAATATCCTTCCTGGGAGCCGCCTGCAGAGCCCCCGCTCGCCGGCCTTCTCGATGAGCCGCTCCCCTGCGTTCACCTCCTGGCTCAGCACCT CCCGAACCCCTGGCCCAGCCGCCTACCACGTGGAGGACTGCTACAACTCACGCTTCCCTTCGGTGCCTGGCGTGGTCATCCAGGGTGTGCGCAGACCCAAGCGCCACGACACAGGCCCCTTCTGCACGCTCTAG
- the STPG3 gene encoding protein STPG3 isoform X3 — protein sequence MPVGPVPSTPSAEASVLPDLLEWTPDFQETPGGRRGENAGKVRGEGRGLGQESPGQAGGPGPGGPGDHLVSGGGARQGWGPGAAPPGPDNVSSSGVPATEGPTSEVTELHRAVGEESQETLMMNFDQKAVKFLANFYINGGKHWTHGHLRQTQPEPTQPKASVLLLGPEPGMAWDETQPPKMKEIPAVLRLQTGTPQESLPTYTQTLRELLLEQRPLITADLEVPSPTRYQVPSPSVRESSPHPHYSIGCKHQGREGGGRRAWQTLWFQSESPFTQKADFDQEQKASLQAPGKRCPGPNTYNILPGSRLQSPRSPAFSMSRSPAFTSWLSTSRTPGPAAYHVEDCYNSRFPSVPGVVIQGVRRPKRHDTGPFCTL from the exons ATGCCCGTGGGTCCTGTTCCCTCCACCCCCTCTGCTGAGGCCTCAGTCCTCCCAGACCTGCTAGAGTGGACCCCAGACTTCCAGGAGACCccagggggcaggagaggggagaaTGCTGGAAAAGTTaggggggaagggagagggctGGGCCAGGAGTCACCTGGGCAGGCTGGGGGTCCTGGCCCAGGCGGACCCGGTGATCATCTAGTTAGTGGGGGAGGGGCCCGCCAGGGGTGGGGGCCCGGGGCAGCCCCTCCAGGGCCAGACAATGTGTCTTCCTCAGGAGTCCCAGCAACAGAGGGGCCTACCAGTGAGGTCACAGAGCTCCATCGTGCCGTTGGGGAAGAGAGCCAGGAGACTCTGATGATGAATTTTGACCAGAAGGCAGTGAAATTCCTGGCAAATTTTTACATCAATGGAGGCAAACACTGGACCCATGGCCACCTGAGGCAGACACAACCAGAGCCCACCCA GCCCAAGGCATCTGTGCTGTTGTTGGGCCCGGAGCCGGGGATGGCCTGGGATGAGACACAGCCCCCAAAGATGAAGGAGATCCCAGCTGTCCTCAGGTTACAGACGGGCACCCCCCAGGAGTCCCTGCCCACCTACACCCAGACCCTGAGGGAACTGT TGCTGGAGCAACGCCCCCTGATCACAGCTGACCTGGAAGTCCCCAGCCCCACCAGGTACCAGGTGCCGAGCCCGTCCGTACGAGAGTCCTCCCCACACCCCCACTACAGCATCGGCTGCAAGCACCAGGGCCGAG AGGGCGGTGGCCGCAGGGCATGGCAGACTTTGTGGTTCCAGAGCGAAAGCCCCTTCACGCAGAAAGCTGACTTCGACCAAGAGCAAAAG GCCTCTTTGCAGGCACCTGGCAAGAGATGCCCTGGCCCCAACACCTACAATATCCTTCCTGGGAGCCGCCTGCAGAGCCCCCGCTCGCCGGCCTTCTCGATGAGCCGCTCCCCTGCGTTCACCTCCTGGCTCAGCACCT CCCGAACCCCTGGCCCAGCCGCCTACCACGTGGAGGACTGCTACAACTCACGCTTCCCTTCGGTGCCTGGCGTGGTCATCCAGGGTGTGCGCAGACCCAAGCGCCACGACACAGGCCCCTTCTGCACGCTCTAG